The Bacillales bacterium genome includes a region encoding these proteins:
- the recU gene encoding Holliday junction resolvase RecU yields MKFNYPNGKTVRKQTATYGNRGMTLEEDINLSNEYYVTCGKAVIHKKPTPVQIVDVDYPKRSAAVIKEAYFRKPSTTDYNGVYRGRYIDFEAKETQQKTSFPLKNFHEHQMVHMKRVINHGGHCFVLLRFAASGEVYFLDASRLLQFWHEQKEGGRKSVKKSEIAASGELVPCGFRPRIDYLSIVDKMYFDS; encoded by the coding sequence GTGAAGTTCAATTATCCGAACGGCAAAACGGTTCGCAAACAGACGGCCACCTACGGGAACCGCGGCATGACGCTTGAAGAAGACATCAATTTGTCGAATGAATATTATGTCACCTGCGGAAAGGCCGTCATCCATAAAAAGCCGACCCCCGTCCAAATCGTCGATGTTGATTACCCGAAACGAAGCGCAGCGGTCATTAAAGAAGCTTATTTCCGCAAACCTTCGACGACCGATTACAATGGCGTGTATCGCGGTAGATATATAGACTTCGAGGCGAAAGAAACGCAGCAAAAAACATCGTTCCCGCTAAAAAATTTTCACGAACATCAAATGGTTCACATGAAACGGGTAATAAACCATGGAGGCCATTGTTTCGTACTGCTCCGATTCGCGGCAAGCGGGGAAGTTTATTTTCTTGATGCTTCCCGCCTGTTGCAGTTCTGGCACGAGCAAAAAGAAGGCGGGCGCAAATCCGTAAAGAAATCGGAAATCGCCGCCTCGGGAGAACTCGTCCCGTGCGGATTCCGTCCGCGAATTGACTATTTGTCGATTGTTGATAAAATGTACTTTGATTCATGA